The Sphingosinicella humi genome has a window encoding:
- a CDS encoding DUF4440 domain-containing protein: MTDSTHSQDESEIIAIVARMFDAISWNPDQGPDLDGFAQPVLPEAILVPSARPAAPTDIVSFTDRMRRLHAESAMATFSEKPLTTVVHLFGNIAVAIGGYEMQVDGDAPARGANAFLFVRTETGWKVAGLAWDSERPGLALDASLS; this comes from the coding sequence ATGACAGACAGCACCCATTCGCAGGATGAAAGCGAGATCATTGCGATCGTGGCGCGGATGTTCGACGCCATCAGCTGGAACCCCGACCAGGGGCCCGACCTGGATGGGTTCGCGCAACCGGTTCTGCCCGAAGCCATTCTCGTCCCCTCCGCACGGCCGGCGGCTCCCACCGACATCGTCTCCTTCACGGACCGCATGCGACGACTTCACGCGGAAAGCGCGATGGCGACGTTCAGCGAAAAGCCGCTCACCACGGTGGTTCACTTATTCGGGAACATCGCGGTGGCGATCGGCGGCTATGAGATGCAGGTCGACGGAGACGCGCCCGCCCGAGGCGCCAACGCATTCCTGTTCGTGCGAACCGAAACAGGCTGGAAGGTTGCGGGCTTGGCGTGGGACAGTGAAAGGCCCGGCCTTGCCTTGGACGCATCGCTATCCTGA
- a CDS encoding TonB-dependent receptor, translating to MQVAKVDLFCCGSLAALCLASLQATPAHAQDASTSSAGPTASIEQPEKVGEIIVTARKRAERLIEVPEAITAFTSQQIEESGIESVNDVALRVPNFSIVEAQQPGVSAINIRGIGQVRNAEPPVAVIVDGVQLSSASQITQDLFDIERIEVIKGPQGATYGRNALGGAINIVTRRPTNDFEGWGQVGYETGDTFAASAAVSGPIVEDRLLFRISGSLRNSDGDIPNVTLERPANFEDSQNFRASLLAQLSERMELDLRYSRLDTEAGAAWYTLVPPGTSINAVLPVTADRLGRSERVLDDASAKLDVDLGAATLTSITAYSKVSSDLDEDFDFTPLDLLSATQTVREESWSQELRLASARSGPLKWLAGAYYLETDKSLDSVVFLRPGAGGLLVPFPIPGPVPFSATRSTDDNQAYALFGQIGYRILHKVEATVAARQDWDERVQLDRVAGEAFARTFKSFQPKFQLTYYPNDDATFYVSVGKGFRSGGFNPNDRIVRSFDKEEVWNYELGAKAALFDRRLSLSAAAFVTDIEDRQVYVFDLLAAAQIITNPIPAAQVRGLEVDAILRPLRGLELSASLGLLDSEIQRYDPTVFAGLPAAGDFTGNKLPQTAHSSYSLAAQYSHDIAADASVSARAEFNSSGGDYFWEIDNLDRRERIDLLNLRLTGRWRGLRVTAYVENLLDEEYVLEYISQRFSGAPLGNYSIPAPDRRWGFQLRHQF from the coding sequence ATGCAAGTGGCAAAGGTCGATCTGTTCTGCTGTGGCTCGCTGGCCGCGCTCTGTCTTGCCTCGCTGCAGGCGACACCGGCGCATGCTCAGGACGCCTCCACAAGCAGCGCCGGGCCAACGGCTTCGATCGAGCAGCCGGAGAAGGTCGGCGAGATCATCGTAACCGCGCGAAAGCGCGCCGAGCGGCTGATCGAGGTGCCCGAGGCGATCACCGCCTTTACGAGCCAGCAGATCGAGGAATCGGGGATCGAAAGCGTCAACGACGTCGCCTTGCGCGTCCCCAATTTCTCGATTGTCGAAGCCCAGCAGCCCGGGGTGAGCGCGATCAACATCCGGGGTATCGGCCAGGTCCGCAATGCCGAGCCTCCCGTCGCCGTCATCGTCGATGGCGTTCAGCTCAGCAGCGCCAGCCAGATCACGCAGGATCTCTTCGATATCGAACGGATCGAAGTGATAAAGGGCCCCCAGGGTGCGACCTATGGGCGCAATGCGCTGGGCGGGGCGATCAACATCGTAACCCGCAGGCCGACCAACGATTTCGAAGGCTGGGGACAGGTGGGCTATGAAACCGGCGATACGTTTGCCGCGAGCGCTGCCGTTTCCGGACCGATCGTAGAAGACCGGCTCCTGTTCCGGATTTCCGGCAGCCTTCGCAATTCAGACGGGGACATCCCCAATGTAACCCTCGAACGTCCCGCCAATTTCGAGGACAGCCAGAATTTTCGGGCCAGCCTTCTTGCGCAGCTAAGCGAACGCATGGAGCTCGATCTTCGCTACAGCCGGCTGGATACCGAAGCCGGGGCGGCCTGGTACACCTTGGTGCCGCCGGGCACGTCTATCAACGCGGTCCTTCCGGTGACGGCCGACCGGCTGGGTCGATCGGAGCGCGTACTCGATGACGCCTCGGCCAAGCTCGATGTCGACCTTGGCGCTGCGACGCTCACGTCCATCACCGCTTACTCGAAGGTCTCGTCTGACCTGGACGAGGATTTCGACTTCACCCCCCTTGACCTCCTCAGCGCCACCCAAACGGTGCGCGAGGAAAGCTGGTCGCAGGAGCTTCGTCTCGCGTCGGCGAGATCGGGGCCCCTGAAATGGCTGGCTGGCGCCTATTATCTGGAGACGGACAAAAGTCTCGACAGCGTCGTCTTCCTGAGGCCCGGCGCCGGTGGGCTCCTTGTGCCCTTTCCTATTCCGGGCCCGGTCCCGTTCAGCGCCACCCGCTCGACTGACGACAATCAGGCCTACGCCCTGTTTGGCCAGATCGGATATCGCATCCTCCACAAAGTCGAGGCGACGGTCGCCGCACGACAGGACTGGGACGAGCGCGTCCAGCTCGACCGGGTCGCCGGCGAGGCCTTTGCCCGGACCTTCAAATCCTTTCAGCCGAAATTTCAGCTGACCTATTATCCCAACGACGACGCGACCTTCTATGTGAGCGTGGGCAAGGGTTTTCGCAGCGGCGGCTTCAACCCTAACGACCGCATCGTGCGAAGCTTCGACAAGGAGGAGGTGTGGAACTACGAACTCGGCGCGAAGGCCGCCTTGTTCGACCGGCGCCTCAGCCTGTCTGCTGCGGCGTTCGTCACCGATATCGAGGACCGACAGGTCTATGTGTTCGACCTTCTCGCGGCCGCTCAGATCATCACCAATCCAATTCCCGCAGCGCAGGTGCGGGGCTTGGAGGTCGACGCCATCCTGCGACCGCTGCGCGGTCTTGAATTATCGGCGTCCCTCGGCCTCCTCGACAGCGAGATCCAGCGCTACGATCCGACGGTCTTTGCGGGCCTGCCCGCAGCGGGCGACTTCACCGGCAACAAGCTGCCCCAGACTGCGCACAGCTCCTACAGCCTCGCCGCACAATATAGCCATGACATCGCGGCCGATGCCTCCGTCTCAGCGCGGGCCGAGTTCAACAGCTCTGGCGGCGACTATTTCTGGGAGATCGACAATCTCGACCGGCGCGAGCGCATAGACCTGCTCAACCTCCGGCTCACCGGCCGCTGGCGGGGCTTGAGGGTGACGGCTTATGTCGAAAACCTCCTCGATGAGGAATATGTGCTCGAATATATTTCGCAGCGCTTCAGCGGGGCTCCGCTCGGCAATTACTCCATACCGGCTCCCGATCGACGCTGGGGATTCCAGCTGCGCCACCAGTTCTGA
- a CDS encoding Rieske 2Fe-2S domain-containing protein: MASAAQSVPHSNPVRRAAGPPVKAEGEDGLFTQSWFPICLSSDVGPEEVKGFDFLDGRIVVYRGASGQATVASAYCPHMGADLAVGRVIGDRIRCAFHHWDYDLTGKCVATMVGDPPPPTACLYVFPSQERYGLIWAFNGEEPLFELPDFPFPEKELAFKTIELPGLSPVDPWVQCCNTPDMQHIKALHGVSFNQEDPHEAVRWTDFSCAYDFDGTHVNGEHVENSIAVYGTSLYYQSTFIDGKWFGFLVPMGLPKPGHSKNFMVAAGKRADGTPREVEEWLDFVIEFEKRVVGEDLPIMNTIRFRPGTLTKSDKTFARYLKLLRAYPRAHPSAEFIK; the protein is encoded by the coding sequence ATGGCTAGCGCCGCGCAATCCGTGCCGCATTCCAATCCCGTCCGGCGCGCAGCCGGTCCGCCGGTCAAGGCCGAAGGCGAGGACGGTCTCTTCACGCAATCCTGGTTTCCCATCTGCCTGTCGAGCGACGTCGGACCTGAAGAAGTGAAGGGTTTCGATTTCCTCGACGGCCGCATCGTCGTCTACCGGGGGGCCTCCGGCCAGGCGACGGTCGCCAGCGCCTATTGCCCTCATATGGGGGCCGATTTGGCGGTGGGGCGTGTCATCGGTGACAGGATCCGCTGCGCGTTCCATCATTGGGACTATGATCTGACCGGCAAATGCGTCGCCACGATGGTCGGCGACCCCCCGCCCCCGACGGCCTGCCTCTATGTCTTCCCGTCGCAGGAGCGCTACGGGCTCATCTGGGCCTTCAACGGAGAGGAACCCCTGTTCGAGCTGCCGGACTTTCCCTTTCCGGAGAAAGAGCTCGCCTTCAAGACGATCGAGCTGCCGGGACTGTCGCCGGTCGATCCCTGGGTCCAGTGCTGCAACACGCCCGACATGCAGCACATCAAGGCGCTCCACGGGGTGAGCTTCAACCAGGAGGATCCGCACGAGGCGGTGCGCTGGACCGACTTTTCCTGTGCTTATGATTTCGATGGAACGCATGTGAACGGAGAGCATGTCGAGAATAGCATCGCTGTCTACGGCACCTCCTTATACTACCAATCTACCTTCATCGACGGGAAGTGGTTCGGTTTCCTGGTGCCCATGGGACTTCCCAAGCCGGGTCACTCGAAGAATTTCATGGTCGCGGCTGGCAAGAGAGCCGACGGCACTCCCCGCGAGGTGGAGGAATGGCTCGATTTCGTGATCGAGTTCGAAAAGCGGGTCGTCGGCGAGGACCTTCCCATCATGAACACCATCCGGTTCCGACCGGGGACGCTGACGAAGAGCGACAAGACCTTCGCCCGATATCTGAAGCTGCTGCGCGCCTATCCGCGCGCCCACCCGTCGGCGGAGTTCATCAAATAG
- a CDS encoding SRPBCC family protein: MTESARVEAQLAAPADAVWRFFRWDNLEAMLPGGFFTAVDYDKRAPVPGATRTITLAGGQKVVERLESLSPTGHGFRYRVLNLADFPLADYLGSVSVSPEEDGSCRIVFSCEFVPSRISAAEWREIYTAMQTAFIDFIRSQVETGDAHG; the protein is encoded by the coding sequence GTGACCGAGAGCGCCCGCGTCGAAGCGCAGCTTGCTGCTCCTGCCGATGCGGTCTGGCGGTTCTTCCGTTGGGACAATCTGGAAGCGATGCTCCCCGGCGGCTTCTTCACCGCTGTGGACTACGATAAACGCGCACCGGTGCCCGGCGCCACTCGCACCATCACCCTTGCCGGTGGCCAGAAGGTCGTCGAACGTCTCGAGAGCCTTTCGCCGACAGGTCATGGCTTTCGATACCGCGTCCTTAATCTCGCGGACTTTCCGCTCGCCGACTATCTCGGCTCAGTCTCCGTCTCGCCCGAAGAGGACGGCAGCTGCCGGATCGTCTTCTCCTGCGAGTTCGTGCCCAGCCGCATCAGCGCGGCCGAGTGGCGGGAAATCTACACCGCCATGCAGACCGCGTTCATCGATTTCATCCGCTCTCAGGTCGAAACAGGAGACGCCCATGGCTAG
- a CDS encoding RidA family protein — translation MTGHRPIHKRSATEDAFGFAQAVISGDELFVAGILSVDQAFNVLDPDDMRVQVRRVYSELGALLEEAGFAVGDIIQETVHVTDMAALVAANEVRKEALFPASPATTAVQVSALVLPGLVIEVSCLARRSGRSDSNP, via the coding sequence ATGACCGGTCATCGGCCCATCCACAAGCGATCGGCCACAGAAGACGCATTTGGGTTTGCGCAGGCCGTCATCAGCGGAGACGAACTGTTCGTCGCCGGCATTCTGAGCGTCGATCAGGCGTTCAATGTCCTCGACCCCGACGACATGCGAGTACAGGTGCGGCGCGTATATTCAGAGCTGGGCGCGCTGCTTGAAGAGGCGGGATTTGCGGTCGGCGATATCATCCAGGAGACCGTGCACGTGACCGACATGGCCGCCCTCGTGGCTGCCAACGAGGTCAGAAAGGAAGCGCTTTTTCCGGCCAGCCCCGCCACCACCGCCGTCCAGGTTTCGGCTCTGGTGTTGCCGGGGCTGGTGATAGAAGTGTCCTGTCTCGCGCGCAGATCCGGCAGATCGGATTCCAATCCGTGA
- a CDS encoding TetR/AcrR family transcriptional regulator, whose protein sequence is MRSFGDQTGGPMPRIVDKNAKRRSLIQAAAAVFAREGFARTKMAHIAAEAGVGKGTLYEYFASKDELFLAMCRDLVEWPEDISRFTEEPRQGLHDLILALVDSYERASGFFSILIDYWSVIIREKNEHGQLFLSRGADLYDQPRGLIASVIVVGQARGAFRQDLDATRTAQVIIAGIEGLRIQRALDPVHLDLNETVSCLADVMLARLAASAA, encoded by the coding sequence TTGCGATCGTTCGGCGACCAGACAGGTGGACCGATGCCAAGGATCGTCGATAAGAACGCGAAGCGAAGAAGCCTTATTCAGGCGGCGGCGGCGGTGTTTGCGCGAGAGGGTTTCGCGCGAACGAAAATGGCCCATATCGCTGCTGAGGCGGGCGTCGGGAAGGGCACGCTCTACGAGTATTTCGCCTCGAAGGACGAACTGTTCCTCGCCATGTGCCGCGATCTGGTGGAGTGGCCGGAGGACATCTCGCGTTTCACGGAGGAGCCTCGACAGGGCCTGCACGATCTCATCCTGGCGCTCGTCGACAGCTATGAGCGGGCCAGCGGCTTCTTCAGCATCCTGATCGACTATTGGTCCGTGATCATTCGGGAGAAGAACGAGCATGGGCAGCTCTTTCTGTCGCGGGGGGCGGATCTTTATGATCAGCCACGGGGGCTCATCGCGAGCGTGATTGTGGTTGGGCAGGCGCGGGGGGCGTTCAGGCAGGATCTTGACGCGACACGCACCGCGCAGGTCATCATCGCGGGCATCGAAGGGTTGAGAATTCAGAGGGCTCTTGATCCGGTCCATCTCGACCTCAACGAGACGGTATCGTGTCTGGCCGACGTCATGCTGGCGCGCCTGGCAGCCTCTGCCGCCTGA
- a CDS encoding DUF5818 domain-containing protein encodes MSIGSFHSETGLLLRQRGWLILQRDEGGRWRLEVSASFDDLLGSRVRVEGTRIDFDILEVARISPC; translated from the coding sequence ATGTCGATCGGATCTTTCCACAGCGAAACCGGATTGCTCCTGCGCCAGCGAGGCTGGCTCATCCTGCAACGCGACGAGGGCGGACGTTGGCGTCTTGAGGTGAGCGCATCCTTTGATGATCTCCTCGGATCTCGGGTTCGGGTTGAGGGCACGCGGATCGACTTCGACATCCTTGAGGTGGCTCGTATCTCGCCGTGTTGA
- a CDS encoding DUF6961 family protein: protein MLSDWEIWACANETVRQHGAAATVFAVTRADELERQGDQAGARTWRLIGARIKELLGPPPGDLN, encoded by the coding sequence GTGTTGAGTGACTGGGAAATTTGGGCTTGCGCCAACGAGACCGTTCGCCAGCATGGGGCCGCAGCGACCGTTTTTGCAGTGACAAGGGCTGACGAGCTTGAGCGGCAGGGCGACCAAGCAGGAGCTCGAACCTGGCGCTTGATAGGCGCGCGGATCAAGGAGTTGCTGGGCCCACCACCTGGGGACTTAAACTGA
- a CDS encoding helix-turn-helix transcriptional regulator — translation MILARPAPFAGSRTRPFLSEEGACCRVMARSDEERAAPVSPTMLLFRWAYNDPLPRVIIDDLRRLHWTNSAANAELASSQTFADQNGRLVIKTLGQSDAFKQFMEGADMTPSCFCVPAADGNGHMIISCQELAASNRTRYFGLLFRRAGRKEQIRCAALDQAFGLTRAEIRTLTSLLDGSTAEEISHDHGTTVATVRSHIKSIYSKLEVRSREALFHKARPFILDA, via the coding sequence ATGATCCTTGCGCGACCTGCTCCGTTCGCGGGTTCGCGGACGCGACCGTTTCTGTCGGAGGAAGGTGCTTGTTGTCGCGTCATGGCAAGATCAGATGAAGAGCGCGCGGCCCCTGTCAGTCCTACCATGTTGCTTTTCCGGTGGGCCTATAACGACCCCCTGCCCCGCGTCATAATCGACGACCTTCGGCGGCTCCATTGGACGAACTCGGCGGCCAATGCGGAACTCGCCAGCTCGCAAACCTTCGCAGACCAGAACGGTCGCCTCGTCATCAAGACGCTCGGGCAATCCGATGCATTCAAGCAGTTCATGGAAGGGGCAGACATGACTCCCTCCTGCTTTTGTGTGCCGGCCGCTGACGGGAACGGCCATATGATCATCAGCTGTCAGGAGCTCGCCGCGTCTAATCGGACACGCTATTTCGGTCTTCTGTTTCGTCGCGCGGGAAGGAAGGAACAGATCCGCTGCGCCGCGCTCGATCAGGCCTTTGGCCTCACCCGTGCGGAGATCAGGACGCTGACCTCGTTACTGGACGGCAGCACGGCCGAGGAGATCTCCCACGATCATGGGACTACCGTCGCGACAGTGCGCTCTCACATAAAGAGCATCTACTCCAAGCTCGAGGTGCGATCCCGGGAGGCCCTCTTCCACAAGGCACGCCCTTTCATTCTCGATGCGTGA
- a CDS encoding MbcA/ParS/Xre antitoxin family protein, whose amino-acid sequence MMELPSRPELLTPEQRRELTGPALRTFFRIADAWSLSEAEQAKLLGLSDAAMVRHRQGKGGEAEALEAETLERISYILGIFKRINTLLPSPERADAWMRRPNSAQVFGGRSPIERLSTGTLEDLQAVRRYLDAEVWASP is encoded by the coding sequence ATGATGGAGCTGCCCTCGCGCCCGGAGCTCTTAACACCGGAGCAACGACGAGAACTGACGGGACCGGCGCTGCGAACGTTCTTTCGCATAGCCGATGCCTGGTCGCTGTCGGAGGCTGAACAAGCCAAGCTCCTGGGTCTCTCGGACGCGGCAATGGTGCGTCATCGGCAGGGGAAAGGCGGGGAGGCGGAGGCTCTGGAAGCAGAGACCCTCGAGAGGATCTCCTATATTCTTGGCATCTTCAAACGCATCAACACGCTGCTGCCGAGTCCCGAGCGAGCCGACGCATGGATGCGCCGACCAAACTCGGCGCAGGTTTTCGGCGGGCGGAGCCCCATTGAGCGGCTGTCGACCGGAACTCTTGAGGACCTTCAGGCTGTCCGCCGCTACCTGGACGCAGAGGTGTGGGCATCGCCATAG
- the zorA gene encoding anti-phage ZorAB system protein ZorA, which produces MLESLSVVMWPIETGIKGVFGFPLTPLILCGFIVFYAWRSYKEASVRLSQFESSLGQLASALSTSNDAQQFAASVEEVNERFADDPFVGDAWAAYSAELYVDERTGSLRSPLHPSDYFNERLYRRGKVNLRAFEATPNILVGIGLFFTFLGLVAALLIARDGITADLNESKEALRQLLGASAVKFLTSVAALACSLCFARAMNGRMAVAEGMLEDINHCLERRVRFVTAERLAEAANYQLEQQTTQLERFNQDFAVSIAEALDARIQKTFSNALTPVQQSIEGMAERLGDINQDALEKMVDRFSSELSGAAQEHTTRLAQMLEVAANAIGEIPSKIEAAGEQFVRQMDAGATEVRNGFAAAGENMDEIIQRTSEKVAASLKSVASEIEGTGAVVRDQVVSGVTASTEALGSAAATVRDTMTGGVAELSNAMLAAVDNIDEAVSRAGEKLSDSLEGAAGRVEASAEALKIVSDRSSALAEQFEQALASGRELAGAMSVLTTEVASAGEAAETLGRLTEQMTSVAEKLEVAAMSVTEAARQTSDMSDRTGSFLEGLGTRVENINRDLATLNNALASTMEKTFQGLGQFGERTTQFVKSVDKDLAEAVGRLSGAIQQLDEVLNELPRKGDFKTFNDSVLRLAATPATIAAE; this is translated from the coding sequence ATGTTAGAATCGCTGTCGGTCGTGATGTGGCCGATCGAGACAGGAATCAAAGGCGTCTTCGGATTTCCGCTAACGCCGTTGATCCTTTGTGGCTTTATCGTCTTTTACGCATGGAGATCCTACAAGGAAGCCTCCGTCCGACTGTCGCAGTTCGAGAGCTCACTTGGGCAACTTGCATCGGCACTGTCGACTTCGAATGATGCGCAGCAGTTTGCAGCCTCTGTAGAGGAGGTGAACGAAAGATTCGCAGACGATCCGTTCGTCGGTGACGCTTGGGCAGCGTACTCAGCTGAGCTCTATGTCGATGAACGCACAGGCTCCCTAAGAAGCCCTCTTCATCCCTCAGACTACTTCAACGAACGACTTTATAGACGCGGAAAGGTAAATCTGCGGGCATTCGAAGCAACACCCAACATCCTGGTCGGTATCGGACTGTTCTTCACGTTCTTGGGGTTGGTTGCCGCTCTGCTAATCGCACGCGACGGCATAACCGCTGATCTGAACGAATCCAAAGAGGCTCTTCGGCAGCTGCTCGGCGCTTCAGCGGTGAAGTTTCTAACGTCCGTGGCGGCCTTGGCATGCTCACTCTGCTTCGCGAGAGCGATGAATGGCAGGATGGCCGTGGCCGAGGGTATGTTGGAGGACATCAACCACTGCCTCGAGCGGCGGGTGCGGTTCGTCACGGCAGAGCGATTGGCGGAAGCTGCAAACTACCAGCTCGAGCAACAGACAACGCAGCTGGAACGCTTCAATCAGGACTTCGCCGTCAGCATCGCGGAGGCCTTAGACGCGCGAATTCAAAAGACGTTTAGCAACGCCCTGACCCCAGTTCAGCAATCAATCGAGGGCATGGCTGAGCGCCTCGGAGATATCAATCAGGATGCGCTAGAGAAGATGGTAGACCGCTTCTCATCTGAGCTTAGTGGTGCTGCGCAGGAGCACACCACACGTCTCGCTCAGATGCTGGAGGTGGCCGCGAATGCGATCGGAGAAATTCCCTCCAAGATCGAGGCCGCTGGCGAGCAATTCGTCCGGCAAATGGACGCGGGCGCCACGGAAGTCAGGAACGGATTTGCGGCGGCCGGCGAGAACATGGACGAAATTATCCAGAGAACCAGCGAAAAGGTAGCTGCCTCACTAAAGTCCGTGGCGAGTGAAATTGAGGGAACCGGCGCAGTTGTGCGTGACCAGGTCGTGAGCGGCGTGACCGCCTCGACCGAAGCATTGGGCAGTGCTGCGGCTACAGTACGCGACACGATGACCGGTGGTGTAGCCGAGCTCTCGAATGCGATGTTGGCGGCCGTCGACAACATTGACGAAGCAGTCAGCCGGGCCGGTGAGAAGCTCAGTGACTCTTTGGAGGGTGCCGCTGGGCGCGTCGAAGCTAGTGCCGAGGCACTTAAAATAGTGTCCGACAGGAGCAGCGCCCTCGCGGAGCAGTTCGAGCAGGCGCTCGCTAGTGGACGGGAACTCGCCGGGGCTATGTCTGTCCTGACGACGGAAGTAGCCAGCGCCGGCGAAGCGGCTGAAACGCTTGGTCGCCTGACCGAACAAATGACGTCGGTTGCTGAGAAACTTGAGGTCGCGGCGATGAGCGTGACCGAAGCCGCCCGTCAGACCAGCGATATGAGTGATCGCACGGGGAGCTTCTTGGAAGGGCTCGGAACGCGGGTTGAGAACATCAACCGAGATCTGGCAACGCTCAACAATGCGCTGGCCTCGACCATGGAAAAAACATTCCAAGGCTTGGGGCAGTTTGGCGAGCGGACAACTCAGTTCGTTAAGTCGGTCGATAAGGATCTGGCCGAGGCAGTGGGGCGGCTCAGCGGCGCGATTCAGCAGCTTGATGAGGTTCTGAATGAGCTTCCGAGAAAGGGCGATTTCAAGACCTTCAACGACAGTGTGCTGAGGCTGGCTGCGACTCCCGCTACCATCGCTGCCGAGTGA
- a CDS encoding OmpA/MotB family protein: MARRLKPRTSQAKAEDSYFVSLNDLLIGMLFVFIILLMIFALTYQSAEAQLNAEVARLQDELEGREKVRSDFLLRLEGELKAADLDDVAADPEQGVLHLPESALFASGSADLGARGQAALRRLANILARELPCYGLRNQQITDRCPEGAESILEAVYVEGHTDNVPIATAEFRNNWELSSARAIRTYQFMTGAAPGLEAVQNASGSATLFGVSAYADRRPRSPNSNATEQGRRSNRRIDLRFLLSPPTRRDFERAASGIRRAAAQ; this comes from the coding sequence ATGGCACGAAGACTGAAGCCACGAACCAGCCAGGCGAAGGCCGAGGATAGCTATTTCGTATCCCTCAACGACCTTCTCATCGGCATGCTGTTCGTGTTCATCATCCTGCTGATGATCTTCGCGCTCACGTACCAGAGCGCGGAAGCGCAGCTGAATGCGGAGGTGGCGCGCCTTCAAGACGAGTTGGAGGGTCGTGAAAAGGTCCGATCGGATTTTCTGCTTCGGCTGGAGGGCGAGCTTAAGGCAGCGGACCTCGATGACGTTGCTGCCGATCCCGAACAAGGTGTCTTGCATCTACCGGAATCAGCGCTCTTTGCTTCTGGCTCCGCTGACCTAGGGGCGCGCGGCCAAGCTGCTCTGCGGCGCCTCGCGAACATCTTGGCTCGGGAGCTCCCCTGCTATGGCCTCCGCAATCAGCAGATCACGGACCGCTGCCCCGAGGGCGCGGAATCAATCCTAGAGGCCGTCTATGTCGAAGGTCACACGGACAACGTCCCCATCGCCACCGCCGAGTTTCGCAACAATTGGGAACTTTCGTCGGCGAGGGCTATCCGAACATACCAATTCATGACGGGAGCGGCCCCAGGACTCGAAGCGGTGCAGAACGCCTCCGGCTCCGCGACGCTGTTCGGAGTGAGCGCCTACGCGGATCGTCGGCCGAGGTCGCCAAATTCTAATGCGACCGAGCAGGGGCGAAGATCCAATCGCCGTATCGATCTACGATTCTTGTTGTCTCCTCCGACACGAAGAGACTTCGAGCGGGCCGCCTCCGGAATAAGACGAGCCGCTGCTCAGTGA